A window of the Nocardia sp. NBC_01329 genome harbors these coding sequences:
- a CDS encoding non-ribosomal peptide synthetase: MTVPRPQSDPGSGSIAARNASATQLVPLSIGQRGLWLAQQLSPDVPICEAQYIEIRGDLDVDLLRRSLIRAALEFQSGFLRLTDVDGEPFQLFDPSLESTGPVLDMRSGPDPMAAALQWMRRECTTPLDMVRHRLIASGLLQVGDRHHLMYSRIHHVALDGYAAMTMANRVAALYSAAVQGRIPEPSRAADLRTLYEADHTYRGSKRFVDDKAYWVDRLAEIGDEATGLADRSAPPCAASVEAIAELSTATVDRIACSAQASDASTAAVVIAAFGSYLARMTGRAEVLVDIPVSGRTTAVLRRSGGVFVNVVPLPIEIGPGATVRTLIRRVQSDLVGALRHQRCGLTDIRTAMGDTGQRRFAGPMVNVMLFPQQIRFGSLTGEFHILSSGPVEDLLIDLYQTGDPPRTILHLLANPDLYTGSELSAHKTEFVDFLEDFAAAAPSADVGRVDPESVRSAARNRRRRADLAFWEATLADLPVEPILPVDRPRAMSASHRAATLAATVDADTAGSLRETARRHGSPLFSVVHASVAVLLARLTGSRDIPICTPSADRAAGIPDGRAGVFVDTLVLRTGIDFDERFTDLLTRIGQIEQQAFERTGVAFEQLADQFAPQRSPPRSVLSQVMLAFGNLEQVRPAPTGLDVPDAGPSSEVSCFELRLELSDSADGGMTAAFTYGTDLFDAGTIDAFAHRWTRILGSVAADPTLLITAIETGDPAEGFDLLAPSGPSAATPATLADLLAAAAARDPEATAMVFDGDRTRYRELDERSNRLARSLIRRGIGPEDVVAVGIPRSPDAVLAIWAVAKSGAAFLPVDPAYPARRITHITTDSNAALGLTTAATRAQLPGTVDWLTLDDLREADSRAVADIDRVRPSRVDDIGYVIYTSGSTGVPKGVVISQRGLANLVADQSVRFGIGPGARVLHAASPSFDAAVLEYLWAFATGAQLVIAPPSVYGGAELAEILLRERVTHAALTPTALATVDPAGLSDLATVVVGGEKPSPALISRWATGRRFCNTYGPAEATIQTNASAPAVPDAAVTIGGPIRGVGEVVLDPLLRPVPLGVVGELYVTGPGLARGYRNRTGSTATRFVADPFAGPGRRMYRTGDLVRWRRLPEGGPALDFVGRADSQVKVRGFRIELGEVESALLDCAEVAAAAAAVHRGAATGDRLIGYVVPRPGAEPDTSAILDCLGQRLAPHMLPAAVLVLDALPMTVNGKLDRAALPGPDFTPRTGSRPPATEIEAMLAKLFAEVLGLDEVGAHDSFFALGGDSIMAIHLVNQARVAGVVLSVRDMFDRGTVAGLAEIAVRDSATIPCPAELPGGGVGDIPLTPIMCWMFERGGFHRFGQWVMLTLPAGIDSTGIDATVGAVRDQHDMLRARLDPEPAHPSGWALRVQPPGGGTAGPIRRVPVDTAPGSDAFDAIAAAEATAAAERLDPTAGVVLQLVWLDHSEQPGRLLIVAHHLVVDGVSWRILVPDLAMAWAQVRAGRRPRLTSAGTSMRRWAYALQAAAARSDELDWWRSTLATADPPLGARRIDPAADLQKTVATVEVSLPAAVTRAVLTTVPAAFHGNVDDTLIAGLAMALTRWWRRRGASVSAALLTLESHGRRDTVLPGADLARTVGWFTTTYPVRIDLSGRDVDDAFAAGPAAGAVVKSVKEQLRQVPDHGIGFGLLRYLDADTARDLRELPGPQVSFDYLGRFDTAPASSGDEAWMPVAGGGVQDSEAVAAAALSIDAFVTDTPDGPALAASWDYASGLLTAAEVTDLAHLWCDAVTALATHASRPGAGGSTPSDLDLVDLDQASIDRLEGRFPALEDIWSLTPLQSGLLFHAQLADGPDAYTVQLCMELGGPVEPERLLRAAQALVGRYPNLRTAFVRDGAGEAVQVVHRYVDVPFTHIDLTGHDDVVSALDELVDADRQARFDMTVSPLLRMTLISTAHRQHRLLLSMHHILIDGWSTPLLIRELLTLYAADSDPAVPVSGRPYRDYLSWLHSQDEDAAESAWTRAFDGVTEPTLLAPADRGRPYTTGAEVRRRLSEARTAALVTAAHEQAVTLNTLVQAAWGIVLANATGREDVTFGATVSGRPAQLSGIESMIGLFINTVPVRVRLDHRETLARLVQRIQSEQAALLDHHHLGLARIQQVAGTGAMFDTVTAFESYPVDGGALSDLTDIAGMRILGVHGHDAAHYPLGLIVHHDFRLHLNFKYLPELFTRHQIDGLADRVVQVLETLAEHICLPLSRLDLLSPAERATLVPVSGRPGAVPRVLPELLTATMRPDAEALVGNGIRMSYRELDETSNRWARVLIDAGTGPESLVAVALPRSVETVIAVWAVAKAGGAFVQIDPAHPAVRNMTVLTDSGAAVGLTFETYRGRLPDTVDWFALDNPSFAVTVSPAAITDAERTAPLRPEHPAYLIYTSGSTGKPKGVTITHAGTANLASLALERFGATPTSRILAAAAPTFDVSIFEWLSAAVAGATLILAPASVGAVTGLARLVHAEHITHAATTPSVLAAADPDGLETVFLGGESLSAELAARWAPGRTVINCYGTTETTVISCVGGPLATVDGGPIPMGGPARGFSAVVLDRLLRPVPAGVIGELYLSGPGLARGYHRRPATTAIRFVAAPHGPPGTRMYRTGDLVSWTADRALQFSGRGDGQLEVQGNRVEPGEVEAALCDHPDVSQAAATVHTGPDGTDRLVGYIVPAPLTTPDTAAMPAFLATRLPTQMIPTTVLVLDRIPLTAAGKIDYRALPPPDRPSPRFRPPSTPLETAVCEAFTAVLHMDRAGLDDAFFAAGGNSLTAVRLVARLEESTGVNVPIQWVFTDPTPQSLAQRIETRRRGVEEREPDDALAVLLPLRAAGTEPALFCVHPTIGTAWGFSGLVQHLGPERPVHGLQFPALTEPAGRFATLGRVAARYVAEIRTAQPHGPYHLLGYSLGGTIAHEIAVQLRREGDIVATLAMMDTRLVDARSVRVPALADILAEFGVASSRIPADLTVEAATDLLHAQGGLLTALSPGHLEILYDGCTQLIELTRDHLPAVFDGDLLYFRAALDHADAGSSPAFAWKEYVTGTITEHSISARHEQMTDPEVLRAIALVLNGYLR; this comes from the coding sequence ATGACCGTGCCGCGACCGCAATCCGATCCCGGGTCGGGGTCGATAGCCGCACGGAACGCATCGGCGACACAGCTCGTACCGTTGTCCATCGGACAACGGGGCTTGTGGTTGGCGCAGCAACTGAGCCCGGACGTACCGATATGCGAGGCACAGTACATCGAGATCCGCGGGGATCTGGATGTGGATCTGTTGCGCAGGTCGTTGATTCGCGCGGCCCTGGAGTTCCAGTCGGGGTTCCTCCGCCTGACAGACGTCGACGGTGAGCCGTTTCAGCTGTTCGATCCGTCGCTGGAGTCGACGGGGCCGGTGCTCGATATGCGGTCCGGACCGGATCCGATGGCGGCGGCCCTGCAGTGGATGCGCCGAGAATGCACAACACCGTTGGATATGGTCCGGCACCGGTTGATCGCTTCGGGGCTGCTGCAGGTGGGCGACCGACATCACCTGATGTACAGCAGAATTCATCATGTCGCGCTGGACGGTTACGCGGCGATGACAATGGCAAATCGCGTCGCGGCCCTGTATTCGGCGGCCGTGCAGGGCCGGATACCGGAGCCGAGCCGGGCGGCGGACCTGCGGACACTCTACGAGGCCGACCACACCTATCGGGGCTCGAAGCGGTTCGTCGACGACAAAGCATATTGGGTCGACAGGCTCGCCGAAATCGGCGACGAGGCGACCGGCCTGGCCGACCGATCGGCGCCACCGTGCGCGGCGAGTGTGGAGGCGATCGCCGAGCTTTCGACGGCGACGGTGGATCGGATCGCTTGTTCCGCACAGGCGTCGGACGCGAGCACGGCCGCGGTGGTGATCGCGGCATTCGGAAGCTATCTGGCCCGGATGACCGGCCGGGCAGAAGTTCTCGTCGATATTCCCGTATCGGGTCGCACGACAGCGGTGCTGCGCCGGTCCGGCGGGGTGTTCGTCAATGTCGTGCCGCTGCCGATCGAGATCGGTCCCGGAGCCACCGTACGGACGCTGATTCGGCGGGTGCAGTCCGATCTCGTGGGCGCGTTGCGACACCAGCGCTGCGGGCTCACCGATATTCGCACCGCCATGGGAGACACTGGGCAACGGCGGTTCGCGGGGCCGATGGTAAACGTCATGCTCTTTCCTCAGCAGATCCGATTCGGCTCGCTGACCGGGGAATTCCACATCCTCAGCTCGGGCCCGGTCGAGGATCTGCTCATAGACCTCTACCAGACCGGCGACCCGCCGCGCACGATCCTGCATCTACTGGCCAATCCGGATCTCTACACCGGCTCGGAACTGTCCGCGCACAAAACCGAATTCGTGGATTTCCTGGAGGATTTCGCCGCCGCGGCGCCGAGTGCCGACGTCGGACGGGTCGACCCGGAAAGTGTGCGCAGCGCCGCCCGGAACCGCAGGCGCCGTGCCGATCTCGCGTTCTGGGAGGCGACACTCGCGGATCTTCCGGTCGAACCGATTCTGCCGGTGGACCGGCCGCGGGCCATGTCGGCGTCTCATCGCGCCGCCACGCTCGCCGCCACCGTGGACGCCGATACGGCCGGATCGCTGCGAGAAACAGCGCGCCGGCACGGTTCGCCGCTCTTCTCGGTGGTGCACGCGTCGGTAGCGGTTCTGCTGGCTCGACTGACCGGCAGCAGGGACATCCCGATCTGCACACCGAGCGCCGATCGTGCCGCGGGCATCCCGGACGGCAGAGCCGGCGTGTTCGTCGACACCCTGGTCCTGCGCACGGGTATCGATTTCGATGAGCGGTTCACCGACCTGCTCACCCGTATCGGGCAGATCGAGCAGCAGGCATTCGAGCGCACCGGAGTTGCTTTCGAACAGTTGGCCGACCAGTTCGCGCCGCAGCGCTCGCCGCCCCGCTCTGTCCTGTCTCAGGTCATGCTGGCGTTCGGGAACCTCGAACAGGTTCGCCCCGCGCCGACCGGTCTGGACGTGCCGGATGCCGGTCCGTCCAGCGAAGTGTCCTGCTTCGAGCTGCGACTCGAATTATCGGACAGCGCCGACGGTGGGATGACAGCGGCATTCACCTACGGCACCGACCTGTTCGACGCCGGGACCATCGACGCTTTCGCCCACCGGTGGACTCGCATCCTCGGATCTGTGGCCGCCGACCCCACGCTCCTGATCACGGCGATCGAAACCGGCGACCCGGCCGAGGGATTCGATCTGCTCGCTCCTTCCGGCCCATCGGCCGCGACGCCCGCCACTCTCGCTGACCTGTTGGCGGCGGCCGCGGCCCGTGATCCCGAGGCCACGGCGATGGTGTTCGATGGTGATCGCACCCGTTACCGAGAACTGGACGAGCGCTCCAACCGGCTGGCCCGTTCTCTCATCCGGCGCGGTATCGGCCCCGAAGACGTTGTCGCGGTGGGTATACCACGTTCACCCGACGCGGTACTCGCCATCTGGGCCGTCGCCAAGTCGGGCGCCGCGTTCCTGCCGGTCGACCCGGCCTACCCTGCTCGGCGCATCACCCACATCACCACCGACTCGAACGCAGCCCTGGGCCTCACCACAGCCGCCACACGGGCGCAGCTGCCCGGAACGGTCGATTGGCTGACACTCGACGATCTCCGCGAGGCCGACAGCCGCGCCGTCGCCGATATCGACCGGGTGCGGCCGTCACGCGTCGACGATATCGGCTATGTCATCTATACCTCCGGTTCGACGGGAGTGCCGAAGGGAGTGGTGATCTCGCAACGGGGGCTGGCGAATCTCGTGGCCGACCAATCGGTGCGATTCGGTATCGGACCGGGTGCGCGGGTACTGCATGCCGCGTCTCCGAGTTTCGACGCGGCGGTGCTCGAGTACCTCTGGGCGTTCGCGACGGGTGCGCAGCTGGTGATCGCCCCGCCCTCCGTCTACGGCGGAGCCGAGCTGGCAGAGATCCTGTTGCGGGAGAGGGTAACTCACGCTGCCTTGACTCCCACAGCGCTGGCGACGGTCGATCCGGCCGGGCTGTCGGATCTCGCCACCGTTGTGGTGGGGGGTGAGAAGCCTTCACCCGCACTGATATCGCGATGGGCGACCGGCCGGAGATTCTGCAACACCTACGGTCCCGCCGAAGCCACGATCCAGACCAACGCCAGTGCCCCGGCGGTGCCGGATGCGGCCGTGACGATCGGCGGCCCCATCCGAGGGGTCGGAGAGGTCGTCCTCGACCCGCTGCTGCGGCCGGTGCCGCTCGGTGTCGTGGGCGAGTTGTACGTGACGGGGCCGGGTTTGGCTCGCGGCTACCGTAACCGGACAGGCTCGACGGCGACTCGGTTCGTCGCCGACCCGTTCGCGGGGCCCGGCCGACGGATGTATCGGACCGGTGACCTGGTGCGCTGGCGGCGGCTGCCGGAGGGCGGACCGGCCCTCGACTTCGTGGGGCGGGCGGACTCTCAAGTGAAGGTGCGTGGTTTCCGGATCGAGCTCGGCGAGGTCGAATCGGCGCTACTGGACTGTGCGGAGGTGGCGGCTGCGGCGGCCGCCGTGCATCGGGGTGCGGCCACCGGTGACCGGTTGATCGGGTACGTGGTACCCCGGCCCGGCGCAGAGCCGGACACCTCGGCGATCCTGGACTGCCTCGGGCAGCGGTTGGCCCCGCATATGCTGCCCGCGGCTGTGCTGGTGCTCGACGCGCTCCCGATGACGGTGAACGGCAAACTGGATCGTGCCGCTCTGCCCGGACCGGATTTCACCCCGCGCACCGGATCCCGGCCGCCCGCCACCGAAATCGAGGCGATGCTGGCGAAGCTGTTCGCGGAGGTGCTCGGGCTCGACGAGGTGGGTGCACACGATTCGTTCTTCGCTCTGGGCGGAGACAGCATCATGGCGATCCATCTGGTCAATCAGGCCAGAGTGGCGGGCGTGGTGCTGTCCGTACGCGATATGTTCGACCGCGGAACAGTCGCGGGGCTGGCCGAGATCGCCGTCCGCGACAGCGCCACGATCCCCTGTCCGGCGGAGCTTCCCGGCGGGGGAGTGGGGGACATACCGCTGACCCCGATCATGTGCTGGATGTTCGAGCGCGGCGGATTCCACCGTTTCGGCCAGTGGGTGATGCTCACCCTGCCGGCCGGTATCGACAGCACCGGAATCGATGCCACGGTGGGAGCTGTACGCGATCAGCACGATATGCTGCGCGCCCGGCTGGATCCGGAGCCCGCGCATCCGTCCGGCTGGGCGCTGCGCGTGCAGCCGCCCGGGGGAGGGACTGCCGGACCGATCCGGCGTGTTCCGGTGGATACCGCACCGGGCAGCGACGCTTTCGACGCGATCGCCGCCGCCGAGGCGACCGCTGCGGCCGAACGCCTCGACCCCACTGCGGGAGTTGTACTGCAACTGGTCTGGCTGGATCACTCGGAGCAGCCGGGGCGGTTGCTGATCGTCGCACATCATCTGGTGGTCGACGGCGTATCGTGGCGGATCCTCGTCCCCGATCTCGCCATGGCGTGGGCGCAGGTGCGCGCCGGTCGGCGGCCGCGGCTGACTTCCGCCGGTACGTCGATGCGCCGCTGGGCATACGCACTACAGGCGGCAGCCGCGCGATCCGACGAACTGGACTGGTGGCGGTCCACGCTCGCGACCGCCGATCCACCCCTCGGCGCCCGCCGGATCGACCCGGCCGCGGATCTCCAGAAAACCGTTGCGACAGTCGAAGTATCGTTGCCCGCCGCTGTGACCCGCGCCGTGCTCACCACTGTGCCCGCTGCGTTCCACGGCAATGTGGACGACACCTTGATCGCCGGGCTCGCCATGGCGCTGACTCGATGGTGGCGCCGGCGCGGCGCCTCGGTATCCGCGGCTCTGCTGACCCTCGAAAGCCACGGCCGTCGCGATACGGTACTTCCCGGCGCCGACCTCGCCCGCACCGTCGGCTGGTTCACCACCACCTACCCGGTGCGAATCGACTTGTCCGGCAGGGATGTCGACGACGCGTTCGCCGCTGGTCCCGCAGCCGGAGCCGTTGTGAAATCGGTCAAGGAACAGCTCCGGCAGGTCCCCGATCACGGGATCGGCTTCGGGCTGTTGCGGTATCTGGACGCGGACACCGCACGCGATCTGCGGGAGTTGCCCGGCCCGCAGGTGAGCTTCGACTACCTGGGTAGATTCGATACCGCTCCTGCTTCGTCGGGCGACGAGGCATGGATGCCCGTCGCGGGCGGTGGCGTCCAGGACTCCGAGGCAGTCGCGGCAGCAGCGCTGAGCATCGACGCGTTCGTCACGGACACACCGGACGGTCCGGCTCTCGCCGCCTCGTGGGACTACGCGTCCGGCCTGCTCACTGCTGCCGAGGTGACCGATCTCGCGCATCTGTGGTGTGACGCGGTGACCGCCCTGGCGACTCACGCGTCCCGGCCCGGTGCGGGCGGATCGACCCCCTCCGACCTGGATCTCGTCGATCTCGACCAAGCTTCGATCGATCGGCTGGAGGGCCGGTTCCCGGCGCTGGAGGACATCTGGTCGCTCACGCCGTTGCAGTCGGGATTGCTGTTCCACGCCCAGCTCGCCGACGGCCCCGATGCCTACACCGTGCAACTCTGTATGGAACTCGGCGGACCCGTCGAACCGGAAAGGCTGCTGCGCGCCGCGCAGGCGCTCGTCGGCCGGTACCCGAATCTGCGGACCGCGTTCGTGCGCGACGGCGCGGGGGAGGCCGTTCAGGTGGTGCACCGCTACGTCGATGTGCCGTTCACCCACATCGACCTGACCGGACATGATGACGTCGTGTCCGCGCTCGACGAGCTCGTGGACGCCGACCGGCAGGCCCGCTTCGATATGACCGTGTCGCCGCTACTCCGGATGACCTTGATCAGTACTGCCCACCGGCAACATCGGTTGTTGCTGAGCATGCATCACATCCTGATCGACGGCTGGTCCACCCCGCTGCTGATCCGGGAACTGCTGACCCTCTACGCCGCCGACAGCGATCCGGCAGTGCCGGTTTCGGGCCGGCCCTACCGTGACTACCTGTCGTGGCTGCACTCCCAGGACGAGGACGCGGCGGAGAGCGCGTGGACCCGGGCCTTCGACGGCGTCACCGAACCGACTCTCCTGGCTCCTGCGGACCGCGGGCGCCCGTACACCACCGGCGCCGAAGTGCGAAGGCGGCTGAGCGAAGCCCGCACCGCGGCGCTCGTCACGGCGGCCCACGAACAGGCGGTCACCCTCAATACCCTCGTCCAAGCAGCCTGGGGGATCGTCCTCGCCAACGCAACGGGTCGCGAGGATGTGACGTTCGGTGCCACCGTCTCCGGGCGGCCGGCACAGCTCTCCGGAATCGAATCGATGATCGGGCTTTTCATCAATACGGTGCCGGTTCGGGTCCGGCTGGATCATCGCGAAACCCTCGCCCGGCTGGTACAGCGAATCCAGAGCGAACAAGCCGCACTGCTCGATCACCACCATCTCGGGCTCGCCCGGATACAGCAGGTTGCCGGTACCGGGGCGATGTTCGACACGGTGACGGCATTCGAGTCGTATCCGGTCGACGGGGGCGCTCTGTCCGATCTCACCGATATCGCCGGGATGCGGATCCTCGGTGTACACGGCCACGACGCCGCGCACTACCCGCTCGGACTGATCGTCCACCACGACTTCCGATTGCATCTGAACTTCAAATATCTGCCCGAACTGTTCACACGGCACCAGATCGATGGCCTCGCCGATCGGGTGGTGCAGGTGCTCGAAACCCTCGCAGAACATATCTGCCTCCCGCTGTCCCGGCTCGATCTGCTCTCGCCGGCCGAACGAGCCACGCTGGTACCCGTCAGCGGTCGCCCCGGCGCGGTGCCGAGGGTGCTGCCGGAATTGTTGACAGCGACGATGCGCCCCGATGCGGAAGCGTTGGTAGGTAACGGGATTCGGATGTCCTACCGTGAACTCGACGAGACGTCGAATCGGTGGGCGCGGGTCCTGATCGATGCGGGCACAGGGCCGGAGTCGCTGGTCGCCGTGGCGCTGCCGCGATCCGTCGAGACTGTGATCGCGGTGTGGGCGGTTGCCAAGGCAGGCGGCGCGTTCGTTCAGATCGACCCCGCTCATCCAGCTGTCCGTAATATGACCGTACTGACCGACTCCGGTGCCGCTGTGGGACTGACGTTCGAGACGTATCGTGGCCGGTTGCCGGATACGGTCGACTGGTTCGCCCTCGACAACCCGTCGTTCGCCGTGACGGTATCTCCGGCCGCGATCACCGACGCCGAGCGGACAGCCCCGCTACGCCCGGAGCACCCGGCCTATCTGATCTACACCTCGGGCTCCACCGGGAAACCCAAAGGTGTGACGATCACCCATGCCGGGACAGCGAACCTTGCCTCCTTGGCGCTGGAACGTTTCGGCGCCACCCCCACCTCGCGGATACTGGCGGCGGCCGCACCGACCTTCGACGTCTCGATTTTCGAATGGCTCAGTGCCGCCGTCGCCGGAGCTACGCTGATTCTCGCCCCTGCCTCGGTGGGCGCGGTGACCGGGCTCGCCCGGTTGGTTCACGCGGAACACATCACCCATGCCGCCACCACTCCCTCGGTGCTGGCCGCGGCCGACCCCGACGGACTCGAGACCGTGTTCCTCGGCGGCGAGTCGCTTTCAGCGGAGCTGGCGGCCCGATGGGCTCCTGGCCGTACCGTGATCAACTGCTACGGCACCACCGAAACCACTGTCATCAGCTGCGTCGGCGGTCCGTTGGCCACTGTCGACGGTGGCCCGATTCCCATGGGTGGCCCCGCCCGCGGGTTCTCCGCCGTCGTGCTCGATCGCTTGCTGCGTCCGGTTCCGGCCGGCGTGATCGGTGAGCTGTACTTGTCCGGGCCGGGGCTCGCGCGCGGATATCATCGACGTCCGGCGACGACGGCAATCCGATTCGTCGCCGCTCCCCACGGACCGCCCGGGACACGGATGTATCGCACCGGTGACCTGGTCTCCTGGACCGCGGACCGGGCCCTGCAATTCAGCGGCCGCGGCGACGGGCAACTCGAAGTCCAGGGCAACCGTGTCGAACCCGGCGAGGTCGAAGCCGCGTTGTGCGATCACCCCGACGTCAGCCAGGCCGCGGCCACCGTGCACACCGGCCCCGACGGTACGGACCGACTGGTCGGCTATATCGTTCCCGCCCCGCTCACCACACCCGATACCGCCGCGATGCCCGCCTTCCTCGCGACCCGGTTGCCCACCCAGATGATCCCCACCACCGTTCTCGTCCTGGACCGGATTCCGCTCACCGCTGCCGGCAAAATCGACTACCGTGCACTACCCCCACCGGACCGGCCGTCTCCCCGCTTCCGGCCGCCGTCCACACCGCTGGAAACCGCTGTGTGCGAAGCCTTCACCGCGGTCCTCCACATGGACCGGGCCGGTCTCGACGATGCCTTTTTCGCCGCAGGGGGCAACTCCCTGACCGCCGTCCGGCTGGTGGCACGGCTGGAGGAGTCGACGGGAGTGAATGTGCCGATTCAGTGGGTCTTCACCGACCCCACACCGCAATCGCTGGCCCAGCGCATCGAGACGCGGCGCCGTGGCGTCGAGGAGCGGGAACCCGACGACGCGCTCGCGGTTCTGCTCCCGCTGCGCGCCGCAGGTACCGAGCCGGCACTGTTCTGCGTCCATCCGACCATCGGAACCGCCTGGGGTTTCAGCGGTCTCGTGCAGCATCTCGGGCCGGAACGTCCCGTCCACGGGCTGCAATTCCCGGCGCTGACCGAGCCGGCCGGCCGGTTCGCGACGCTGGGTCGAGTCGCCGCCCGATATGTCGCGGAGATCCGGACCGCTCAGCCCCACGGCCCCTATCACTTGCTCGGCTACTCGCTGGGCGGCACCATCGCGCACGAGATCGCCGTGCAACTTCGCCGCGAGGGCGACATCGTCGCCACCCTCGCCATGATGGACACCCGCCTCGTCGATGCTCGCAGTGTCCGCGTTCCCGCCCTCGCGGACATACTCGCCGAGTTCGGCGTCGCCTCTTCCCGTATCCCCGCAGACCTCACCGTGGAGGCCGCCACCGACCTGCTGCACGCGCAGGGTGGGCTCCTCACCGCCCTGAGCCCCGGCCATCTGGAGATCCTGTATGACGGCTGCACCCAGCTCATCGAGCTCACCCGAGATCACCTCCCCGCAGTTTTCGACGGTGATCTGCTCTACTTCCGTGCCGCCCTCGACCATGCGGACGCCGGTTCCTCTCCGGCCTTCGCATGGAAGGAATACGTCACCGGCACCATCACCGAACACAGCATTTCCGCCCGGCACGAACAGATGACCGACCCCGAGGTGCTCCGCGCGATCGCCCTCGTATTGAACGGGTATCTCCGCTGA
- a CDS encoding DUF6875 domain-containing protein: METNRMLGRRSGVVPVNLFAAESEAGAAEYPSAAELRQWAREHLCRAHPDLGRPGPVCPYMSHAIAHRFLWAVFVGGRDIEVRRIVDIVDDLYDLFPLLPPRDPPDSQFRAVLAVFPELIDHAALDTVQRDLKTGFVTKGLMLGQFYPGCTYSGLHNPAFPALDAPLPILAIRHMAPTDYPFLESRHEWIDAYLRIFAPAIPDFVTKAMSGQLVRASASPEDAP, translated from the coding sequence ATGGAAACGAACCGCATGCTCGGAAGACGTTCCGGCGTAGTTCCGGTCAACCTTTTCGCTGCCGAATCGGAAGCTGGGGCCGCGGAGTACCCGTCGGCGGCCGAGCTACGGCAGTGGGCTCGTGAGCACCTGTGCCGAGCCCACCCGGATCTCGGTCGACCGGGTCCCGTCTGCCCCTATATGAGCCATGCCATCGCACACCGGTTCCTCTGGGCCGTTTTCGTCGGAGGTCGCGATATCGAGGTGCGACGCATCGTGGACATCGTCGATGATCTGTACGACCTGTTCCCGCTCCTGCCACCGCGGGATCCACCCGATTCGCAGTTCAGGGCGGTCCTCGCGGTGTTTCCGGAACTCATCGATCATGCAGCGCTCGACACCGTTCAACGTGACCTGAAAACCGGATTCGTCACCAAAGGTCTGATGCTCGGCCAGTTCTATCCGGGATGTACTTATTCCGGACTGCACAATCCGGCCTTCCCGGCGCTCGACGCGCCCCTGCCGATACTGGCCATCCGCCATATGGCCCCCACCGATTACCCGTTCCTCGAGTCCCGCCACGAATGGATCGACGCCTACCTCCGGATCTTCGCGCCCGCTATCCCCGATTTCGTCACCAAAGCCATGTCCGGCCAGCTCGTGCGCGCATCCGCTTCCCCGGAAGACGCCCCGTGA
- a CDS encoding NAD(P)H-dependent flavin oxidoreductase, translating to MALPLWLSSRLTLPVVGSPMFIASGPELVIAQCRAGVIGSFPALNARPASMLTDWLARITEENAAYRAADPNAVVAPFAVNQIVHRSNDRLEADMTVIVEHEVPIVITSLGARQEINDAVHSYGGVVFHDVIDDRFAHKAIEKGADGLIAVAAGAGGHAGTQSPFALVQEIRTWFDGPLLLSGAIAHGRSILAAQAAGADLAYIGSAFLSTTEANVVADYKQMIVDSGAADIVYSNLFTGVHGNYLRGSIVAAGLDPDELPQSDPSKMDFGSGGITEAKAWKDVWGAGQGIGAVTERRSTAELVATLTEQYDRARHDLAVVLSEATELPVH from the coding sequence ATGGCTCTTCCGCTGTGGCTGTCCAGCCGCCTGACCCTGCCGGTCGTCGGTTCGCCGATGTTCATCGCCTCAGGTCCCGAACTCGTGATCGCCCAGTGCCGCGCCGGAGTGATCGGGTCGTTCCCCGCGCTGAACGCGCGTCCGGCGTCGATGCTGACCGACTGGCTGGCCCGCATCACCGAGGAGAACGCGGCCTACCGAGCGGCTGACCCGAACGCCGTCGTGGCGCCGTTCGCGGTGAACCAGATCGTGCACCGCTCCAACGACCGTCTCGAGGCCGATATGACCGTTATCGTCGAGCACGAGGTGCCGATCGTTATCACCTCGTTGGGTGCGCGTCAGGAGATCAACGACGCGGTCCACTCGTACGGCGGTGTGGTCTTCCACGACGTCATCGACGACAGATTCGCGCACAAGGCGATCGAGAAGGGCGCCGACGGTCTCATCGCCGTCGCCGCGGGCGCCGGCGGGCACGCTGGTACCCAGTCGCCGTTCGCGCTGGTCCAGGAGATCCGTACCTGGTTCGACGGGCCGCTGTTGCTGTCGGGAGCGATCGCCCACGGCCGCTCGATCCTGGCCGCGCAAGCCGCCGGCGCCGATCTCGCCTATATCGGCTCAGCGTTCTTGTCCACCACCGAAGCCAATGTCGTAGCCGACTACAAACAGATGATCGTGGACTCCGGCGCCGCCGATATCGTCTACAGCAATCTGTTCACCGGCGTGCACGGAAACTACCTGCGCGGCAGCATCGTTGCCGCGGGCCTCGATCCGGACGAACTGCCACAGTCCGACCCCTCGAAGATGGACTTCGGATCCGGTGGGATCACAGAAGCCAAGGCATGGAAAGACGTCTGGGGCGCGGGCCAGGGCATCGGCGCAGTCACCGAACGCCGTAGTACCGCCGAACTCGTCGCCACCCTGACCGAACAGTACGACCGGGCTCGCCACGATCTCGCCGTCGTTCTCAGCGAGGCAACCGAGCTGCCGGTGCACTGA